The following proteins are encoded in a genomic region of Cricetulus griseus strain 17A/GY chromosome 7, alternate assembly CriGri-PICRH-1.0, whole genome shotgun sequence:
- the Pgap3 gene encoding post-GPI attachment to proteins factor 3 precursor, with the protein MAERTARLLLLTVTVGLAWGSQGDREPVYRDCVLRCEERNCSGDALKHFRSLQPIYMSLAGWTCRDDCKYECMWITVGLYLQEGHRVPQFHGKWPFSRFLFIQEPASAVASLLNGLASLVMLCRYRASVPASSPMYHTCMAFAWVSLNAWFWSTVFHTRDTDLTEKMDYFCASAVILHSIYLCCVRTVGLQHPSVARAFGATLLLMLLLHTSYLSLVRFDYSYNMMANVAIGLVNLAWWLAWCLRNHRRLPHTRKCVAVVLLLQGLSLLELLDFPPLFWVLDAHAIWHISTIPVHVLFFRFLEDDSLYLLKESEAKFKLD; encoded by the exons ATGGCCGAGCGGACGGCGCGGCTGCTGCTGCTAACCGTGACAGTGGGGCTCGCGTGGGGCTCCCAGGGCGACCGCGAGCCAGTGTACCGCGACTGCGTGCTCCGGTGCGAAGAACGGAACTGTTCGGGGGACGCACTGAAGCACTTCCGCTCCCTCCAGCCAATCTACATGAGCCTAGCTG GCTGGACTTGTCGGGATGACTGCAAGTATGAGTGCATGTGGATCACTGTGGGCCTCTACCTTCAGGAGGGTCATAGAGTGCCTCAGTTCCATGGCAAG TGGCCCTTCTCCCGGTTCCTGTTCATCCAAGAGCCAGCTTCTGCCGTGGCCTCCCTCCTCAATGGCCTGGCCAGCCTGGTGATGCTCTGCCGCTACCGTGCCTCTGTGCCAGCCTCCTCCCCCATGTACCATACCTGCATGGCCTTCGCTTGG GTGTCCCTCAATGCTTGGTTCTGGTCCACAGTCTTCCATACCAGGGACACTGACCTCACAGAG AAGATGGACTACTTCTGCGCCTCTGCTGTCATCCTGCATTCTATTTACCTGTGCTGTGTCAG GACCGTGGGACTGCAGCACCCGTCAGTGGCCAGGGCCTTCGGAGCCACACTGCTGCTGATGCTGCTGCTACACACCTCTTACCTGAGCCTCGTCCGCTTCGACTACAGCTACAACATGATGGCCAATGTGGCTATAG GCCTGGTGAACCTGGCCTGGTGGCTGGCCTGGTGCCTACGGAACCACCGGCGCCTGCCTCACACGCGCAAGTGTGTGGCCgtggtgctgctgctgcaggGGCTGTCCCTGCTGGAGCTGCTCGACTTCCCACCCCTCTTCTGGGTCCTGGACGCCCATGCCATCTGGCACATCAGCACCATTCCAGTCCATGTCCTCTTTTTCAG ATTTCTGGAAGATGACAGCCTGTACCTACTGAAGGAGTCTGAAGCCAAGTTCAAGCTGGACTAA
- the Pnmt gene encoding phenylethanolamine N-methyltransferase, whose amino-acid sequence MSCGTDPNRAAGMAPDSDPGRAAVASAYQGFEPRAYLRNNYAPPRGDLSSPDGVGPWKLRCMAQTFATGEVSGQVLIDIGSGPTIYQLLSACAHFEDITMTDFLEVNRQELGLWLREEPGAFDWSVYSQQACLIEGKGESWQEKERQLRARVKRVLPIDVHQPQPLGTSSLAPLPADALVSAFCLEAVSPDLASFQRALHHITTLLRPGGHLLLIGALEESWYLAGEARLSVVPVSEEEVREALVLGGYEVRDFRTYVMPAHLRTGVDDVKSIFFAWAQKMGVPV is encoded by the exons ATGAGCTGCGGCACTGACCCGAACCGCGCTGCAGGGATGGCCCCTGACTCGGACCCTGGCCGGGCAGCTGTCGCCTCCGCTTACCAGGGCTTCGAGCCTCGCGCCTACCTCCGCAACAACTATGCTCCTCCTCGTGGGGACCTGAGCAGCCCTGATGGCGTTGGGCCTTGGAAATTGCGCTGCATGGCACAGACCTTTGCCACAG GTGAGGTGTCTGGACAGGTCCTCATTGACATTGGTTCAGGCCCCACCATATACCAGTTGCTCAGTGCCTGTGCCCACTTTGAGGACATCACCATGACAGATTTCTTGGAGGTCAACCGGCAGGAGCTGGGACTCTGGCTTCGAGAGGAACCAGGAGCCTTTGACTGGAGTGTGTATAGCCAGCAGGCATGCCTCATTGAGGGCAAGGG TGAGTCCTGGCAGGAGAAGGAACGCCAGCTACGAGCCAGGGTGAAGAGAGTCCTGCCCATAGATGTGCACCAGCCCCAGCCCCTGGGAACTTCCAGCCTGGCACCCCTGCCTGCTGATGCCTtggtttctgccttctgcctggaGGCTGTGAGCCCAGATCTCGCCAGCTTCCAGAGGGCTCTGCATCACATCACCACACTACTGAGGCCTGGGGGTCATCTCCTCCTCATCGGGGCCCTGGAGGAGTCGTGGTACCTTGCTGGGGAGGCCAGGCTGTCTGTGGTGCCAGTGTCAGAGGAGGAGGTGCGGGAGGCCCTGGTCCTTGGTGGTTATGAGGTACGAGACTTTCGTACCTATGTCATGCCTGCCCACCTCCGCACAGGTGTAGATGACGTCAAGAGCATCTTCTTTGCCTGGGCTCAGAAGATGGGGGTGCCGGTGTGA